In Prunus dulcis chromosome 1, ALMONDv2, whole genome shotgun sequence, the following are encoded in one genomic region:
- the LOC117616281 gene encoding loganic acid O-methyltransferase — protein MAEGDLEGKLLGSADLLNIVNGDHENRAKPVTSSLPMNGGNGIYSYSKNSYYQKQSAGVEREKIIEEIKEKLDMKTLSSVSNTIRLADLGCATGQNTFMTIQTILEAMQRKYKSQISQSCPHDYDDQMPEFQVFFNDLESNDFNTLFTSLPQDRQYLAAGVPGSFHGRLFPESSIHFVHTSFSLHWLSKLPEELQNKASPAWNKGRIHYTSAPNEVIEAYACQFAEDMERFLNARAKELVPQGMMVMIMTGIPKGMPYSQIPTGMLYDSISSSLMDMAKEGIIEEGEVDSFNLAFYAASPEEMAGIVEKNGCFGIERMELTNPAAWMKGPVDIPTLVTHVRAAMEGMFSRHFGSQVMDELFGRLTHKLLDISDLINSTCQEKVQLFAVLKRK, from the exons ATGGCAGAAGGGGACCTAGAAGGGAAGTTGCTGGGTTCAGCTGATCTCTTGAATATCGTCAACGGAGATCATGAAAATAGGGCAAAACCGGTCACAAGTTCGCTCCCGATGAACGGTGGAAATGGCATTTACAGCTACTCCAAGAACTCCTACTACCAG AAACAATCTGCTGgagttgagagagaaaaaatcattgaggaaataaaagagaagCTTGATATGAAAACACTCTCTTCTGTTTCAAACACCATTCGTCTTGCAGACTTGGGATGTGCCACTGGACAAAACACTTTCATGACTATTCAAACTATACTAGAAGCTATGCAACGCAAATACAAATCCCAAATATCCCAATCATGCCCGCATGATTATGATGATCAAATGCCTGAGTTTCAAGTCTTCTTTAACGACCTAGAGTCAAATGACTTCAATACCCTCTTCACCTCTCTCCCACAAGACCGGCAATACTTGGCAGCCGGCGTGCCGGGTTCCTTCCACGGCCGTTTATTTCCCGAGTCGTCTATTCACTTTGTGCACACCTCATTTTCTCTCCACTGGCTCTCCAAGTTGCCAGAAGAGCTGCAGAACAAAGCCTCTCCGGCCTGGAACAAAGGGAGGATCCACTACACGAGCGCCCCAAATGAAGTAATTGAGGCTTATGCTTGCCAGTTTGCGGAGGACATGGAGAGGTTTTTGAATGCGAGGGCTAAAGAACTTGTGCCTCAAggaatgatggtgatgatcaTGACTGGCATTCCCAAAGGGATGCCTTATTCTCAAATTCCAACGGGTATGTTGTACGATTCTATATCGTCTAGCCTCATGGATATGGCCAAAGAG GGAATAATTGAAGAAGGGGAAGTGGACTCTTTCAACTTGGCATTTTATGCAGCCTCCCCAGAGGAGATGGCTGGGATAGTGGAGAAAAATGGGTGTTTCGGGATAGAGAGAATGGAGCTGACAAACCCAGCAGCATGGATGAAAGGTCCCGTTGACATACCAACTCTGGTGACGCATGTAAGGGCGGCGATGGAGGGAATGTTTTCCAGACACTTTGGAAGTCAGGTCATGGATGAATTGTTCGGAAGATTGACCCATAAACTTCTAGACATTTCCGACCTCATCAACTCCACATGCCAGGAGAAAGTTCAGTTGTTTGCCGTTCTTAAGCGTAAATGA
- the LOC117620908 gene encoding MACPF domain-containing protein At1g14780 isoform X1: MSGGDDIVEMAVSSLGKGFDLTSDFRLKYCEGKQRLVLLNDADKKELAVPGFGSIQQVSTDIKCDKGDRTRYQSDILTFNQMSQYFNQKASVPGKIPSGLFNAMFGFESGSWAADAANIKHLALDGYFIIFFNVHIDRYPLVLADQVRHSVPSTWDPPALARFIEKYGTHIVVGLSIGGEDVVLVKQDKSSNMEPSDLKNHLNELGDQHFTGTCNFSPLHSKAKDQRHKAPPAFNVFHHDPKSVALNGFSTANTKDGISVIGYKRGGDPLASSHCEWLQTVGSMPDAIQFNCIPITSLLKDVPGKGFLSHAINLYLRYKPPIADLQYFLDFQAHKLWAPVLNDLALSPATNRATQAPALHFSLMGPKLYVNTAQVRVGNRPVIGMRLYLEGRKCNRLAVHLQHLSNTPFMLQQNKIDPEPPTWRGSDDIGDDRYFEAINWKRFSHVCTVPVKYDPKWTSSNKTAAFVVSGAQLVVKQHETKSVLHLRLLFTKVSDCFLVQSNWTESPSQLSQKSTSSGLFSAISTSISGNNWVREKVQPDDDQVIVDSSVFPTGPPVPLQLQKFVKYVDMSHLCRGPQDNPGYWLVTGAKLNLVKGKISLQVKFSLLNMSSQATSPTLRDLMYNINVGEA, from the exons atgagtgGCGGTGATGATATCGTGGAGATGGCTGTAAGTAGCCTAGGCAAAGGGTTTGATTTAACCTCAGATTTCCGGCTCAAGTACTGCGAAGGCAAACAAAGACTGGTTTTGCTCAACGACGCTGATAAAAAAGAACTCGCAGTCCCTGGCTTCGGGTCCATTCAACAAGTCTCCACCGATATTAAATGTGACAAAGGCGATCGTACACGTTACCAATCCGATATCCTCACATTCAATCAG ATGTCGCAATATTTCAACCAAAAGGCGAGTGTGCCTGGGAAAATCCCATCAGGGTTGTTCAACGCCATGTTTGGTTTCGAAAGTGGTTCGTGGGCAGCGGATGCAGCCAACATCAAACACTTGGCTCTGGATGGTtacttcatcatcttcttcaatgTTCATATCGATAGGTACCCTCTTGTTCTTGCCGATCAAGTTCGTCATTCTGTTCCGTCCACTTGGGATCCCCCTGCCCTTGCAAG GTTCATAGAGAAGTATGGGACTCACATCGTGGTGGGATTGAGTATTGGGGGCGAGGATGTGGTGTTAGTAAAGCAAGATAAATCTTCTAACATGGAGCCATCTGACCTCAAAAATCACTTGAACGAGCTTGGAGATCAGCACTTTACAGGGACATGCAATTTCTCCCCATTACACTCCAAAGCAAAAGACCAAAGACACAAGGCACCACCGGCCTTCAATGTCTTTCATCATGATCCCAAGTCTGTGGCCCTTAATGGCTTCTCCACCGCAAACACAAAAGAT GGTATTAGCGTGATaggctataaaagaggaggaGATCCCTTGGCCAGTAGCCACTGCGAGTGGCTTCAAACCGTTGGATCGATGCCGGATGCGATTCAATTTAACTGCATTCCCATCACGTCTCTACTTAAAGATGTGCCCGGCAAAGGTTTCTTATCCCATGCCATCAACCTCTATCTTCGAT ACAAGCCTCCTATAGCTGATTTGCAATACTTTCTTGACTTTCAAGCCCACAAACTTTGGGCTCCTGTTCTCAATGACCTGGCTCTAAGTCCTGCCACAAATAGGGCCACGCAGGCGCCTGCTCTTCACTTCAGCTTGATGGGTCCTAAACTATATGTAAACACTGCACAG GTTAGAGTTGGAAATAGGCCTGTCATAGGAATGCGCTTGTATCTCGAGGGCAGGAAATGCAacag GCTAGCTGTGCACCTCCAACATCTATCAAACACTCCATTTATGTTGCAGCAGAACAAGATAGATCCTGAGCCACCAACATGGCGAGGATCAGATGACATCGGGGACGACCGCTACTTCGAAGCAATAAACTGGAAAAGATTTTCCCATGTCTGCACGGTGCCTGTAAAATACGACCCCAAATGGACGTCCTCCAACAAAACTGCCGCCTTCGTAGTCTCCGGAGCTCAACTTGTCGTGAAGCAACATGAGACAAAGAGTGTTCTCCATCTCCGGCTTTTGTTCACCAAAGTCTCAGACTGTTTTCTAGTCCAATCAAACTGGACAGAGAGCCCCTCTCAACTTTCTCAAAAGTCAACCTCGTCTGGCCTCTTCAGTGCAATAAGCACATCAATTTCGGGCAATAATTGGGTGAGGGAGAAAGTGCAGCCTGATGACGATCAAGTGATTGTGGACTCAAGTGTGTTTCCTACGGGGCCTCCGGTGCCATTGCAGTTACAGAAGTTTGTGAAATACGTGGACATGTCACATCTGTGTAGGGGCCCACAGGATAATCCTGGGTATTGGTTGGTCACTGGAGCGAAGTTGAACTTGGTGAAAGGCAAGATTAGTTTGCAAGTCAAGTTTTCTTTACTCAACATGTCTTCCCAAGCA ACTTCTCCTACTCTTCGAGACCTCATGTACAATATTAATGTCGGGGAagcctaa
- the LOC117614288 gene encoding alpha,alpha-trehalose-phosphate synthase [UDP-forming] 6, with protein MVSKSYSNLLELASGEAPSFGRIGRRIPRIMTVASLISDVDDDPSESACSEDMSSSSVQRDRIIIVANQLPIRAQRKSDTSKGWIFNWDENSLLLQLKDGLGDDEIEVIYVGCLKEEIHPNEQDEVSQILLETFKCVPTFLPPDLFSRYYHGFCKQQLWPLFHYMLPLSPDLGGRFNRSLWQAYVSVNKIFADRIMEVINPEDDFVWIHDYHLMVLPTFLRKRFNRVKLGFFLHSPFPSSEIYKTLPVREEILRAILNSDLIGFHTFDYARHFLSCCSRMLGLTYESKRGYIGLEYYGRTVSIKILPVGIHMGQLQSVLSLPETEAKVAELMKQFCDQGRIMLLGVDDMDIFKGISLKLLAMEQLLVQHPEWQGKVVLVQIANPARGRGKDVKEVQAETSSTVKRINETFGKPGYKPVVLIDEPLKFYERIAYYVVAECCLVTAVRDGMNLIPYEYIISRQRNAKLDKVLELEPSNPKKSMLVVSEFIGCSPSLSGAIRVNPWNIDAVAEAMDCALEMAEPEKQLRHEKHYRYVSTHDVGYWARSFLQDLERTCRGHLRQRCWGIGFGLSFRVVALDSNFRKLSMEHIVSAYKRTTTRAILLDYDGTLMPQASIDKSPTSKSIGILNNLCRDKNNMVFIVSAKSRKVLAEWLSPCEKLGIAAEHGYFLRLKRDAEWETCAPVADSSWKQIAEPVMKLYTETTDGSTIEDKETALVWSYEDADPDFGSCQAKELLDHLESVLANEPVNVKSGQNVVEVKPQGVNKGLVAKRLLSTMQERGMSPDFVLCIGDDRSDEDMFEVITSSIAGPSIAPRAEVFACTVGRKPSKAKYYLDDTGEIVRLLQGLASVSEQTVPL; from the exons ATGGTGTCCAAATCGTATTCCAATCTTTTGGAGCTTGCCTCAGGCGAGGCTCCTTCGTTTGGCCGAATTGGCAGGCGAATTCCACGTATTATGACTGTTGCCAGTTTGATAtccgatgttgatgatgatcCGTCGGAGAGTGCGTGCTCCGAAGACATGTCTTCATCTTCAGTCCAACGTGACCGAATCATAATAGTGGCTAACCAGCTCCCCATAAGGGCGCAGAGAAAATCAGATACCAGTAAGGGTTGGATTTTCAATTGGGATGAGAATTCACTACTTCTCCAATTGAAAGATGGTTTGGGGGATGATGAGATTGAAGTCATTTATGTTGGTTGTCTTAAGGAAGAAATTCACCCAAATGAGCAAGACGAGGTTTCCCAAATTCTTCTCGAGACCTTTAAATGTGTCCCAACCTTTCTCCCACCAGATCTTTTCAGCCGGTATTATCATGGGTTCTGTAAGCAGCAGTTGTGGCCACTGTTTCATTACATGCTACCCCTTTCGCCGGACCTCGGTGGTAGATTTAACCGGTCCTTATGGCAAGCATACGTGTCAGTGAACAAGATTTTTGCAGATAGGATCATGGAAGTGATTAACCCAGAAGATGATTTTGTGTGGATACATGATTATCATCTGATGGTGTTGCCAACTTTCTTGAGGAAGAGATTCAATCGCGTGAAACTTGGGTTTTTCCTCCATAGTCCGTTCCCTTCGTCTGAAATTTATAAGACATTGCCTGTCAGGGAAGAGATTCTGAGAGCCATTTTGAATTCTGATTTAATTGGATTCCATACATTTGACTATGCAAGGCATTTCCTCTCATGCTGTAGTCGAATGCTTGGTCTTACCTATGAATCCAAGCGGGGTTACATAGGCCTCGAGTATTACGGTCGGACTGTTAGCATCAAGATTCTTCCTGTTGGTATACACATGGGTCAGCTGCAGTCAGTTTTGAGCCTCCCAGAGACTGAAGCCAAGGTTGCTGAGCTTATGAAACAGTTCTGTGACCAAGGAAGGATAATGTTACTCGGGGTAGATGACATGGACATTTTTAAGGGTATAAGTTTGAAGCTTTTGGCAATGGAGCAGCTGCTTGTTCAGCATCCAGAGTGGCAAGGGAAGGTTGTATTGGTGCAGATAGCCAATCCAGCCAGGGGTCGGGGAAAAGACGTGAAAGAAGTTCAGGCTGAGACATCCTCAACTGTGAAGCGAATTAATGAAACATTTGGGAAACCTGGGTATAAGCCTGTCGTGTTGATTGATGAGCCACTCAAGTTCTATGAGAGAATTGCATATTATGTTGTTGCCGAGTGTTGTTTGGTGACAGCTGTGAGGGATGGGATGAATCTAATACCATACGAATACATAATCAGTCGGCAACGGAATGCGAAATTGGATAAGGTTTTGGAGTTGGAACCCTCCAACCCGAAGAAGAGCATGTTAGTTGTCTCCGAGTTCATTGGCTGCTCCCCTTCTTTGAGTGGAGCAATTCGTGTGAACCCCTGGAATATTGATGCTGTGGCAGAGGCAATGGACTGTGCCCTAGAGATGGCGGAGCCAGAAAAACAGCTCCGGCATGAGAAGCATTATAGATATGTAAGTACCCATGATGTTGGTTACTGGGCTCGTAGTTTCCTCCAAGATCTGGAAAGAACATGTAGGGGCCATTTGCGTCAGAGGTGCTGGggtattgggtttggtttgagTTTCAGAGTTGTGGCCCTTGATTCGAACTTCAGGAAGCTCTCTATGGAGCATATAGTTTCAGCTTACAAAAGGACCACAACTAGGGCAATCCTGCTTGACTATGATGGTACATTGATGCCTCAGGCTTCCATTGATAAGAGCCCAACTTCTAAATCCATCGGTATCCTCAATAACTTGTGCAGAGACAAGAACAACATGGTTTTCATTGTTAGTGCAAAAAGCCGTAAAGTACTTGCTGAATGGCTCTCTCCTTGTGAGAAGCTTGGAATTGCTGCTGAACACGGCTATTTTCTACG ATTGAAGCGAGATGCAGAATGGGAAACGTGTGCACCAGTTGCAGATAGCAGTTGGAAGCAGATTGCAGAGCCAGTAATGAAGCTTTACACTGAAACAACTGATGGTTCCACCATTGAAGATAAGGAAACTGCACTTGTGTGGTCTTATGAGGATGCTGATCCAGATTTTGGATCATGCCAAGCTAAGGAACTTCTTGATCATCTTGAAAGTGTGCTTGCTAATGAACCAGTTAATGTTAAAAGCGGGCAGAATGTAGTGGAGGTTAAGCCACAG GGTGTAAACAAAGGACTTGTAGCCAAACGTCTACTTTCCACCATGCAAGAAAGGGGAATGTCACCGGATTTTGTTCTCTGCATAGGTGATGACAGATCTGACGAAGACATGTTTGAGGTAATCACAAGTTCCATAGCAGGCCCATCCATCGCACCCAGAGCTGAAGTATTTGCGTGTACGGTTGGCCGAAAACCCAGCAAAGCCAAGTATTATCTGGATGATACAGGGGAAATTGTTAGGTTGTTGCAGGGGTTGGCATCAGTGTCAGAGCAGACAGTACCTCTGTAG
- the LOC117620908 gene encoding MACPF domain-containing protein At1g14780 isoform X3, whose product MSGGDDIVEMAVSSLGKGFDLTSDFRLKYCEGKQRLVLLNDADKKELAVPGFGSIQQVSTDIKCDKGDRTRYQSDILTFNQMSQYFNQKASVPGKIPSGLFNAMFGFESGSWAADAANIKHLALDGYFIIFFNVHIDRYPLVLADQVRHSVPSTWDPPALARFIEKYGTHIVVGLSIGGEDVVLVKQDKSSNMEPSDLKNHLNELGDQHFTGTCNFSPLHSKAKDQRHKAPPAFNVFHHDPKSVALNGFSTANTKDGISVIGYKRGGDPLASSHCEWLQTVGSMPDAIQFNCIPITSLLKDVPGKGFLSHAINLYLRYKPPIADLQYFLDFQAHKLWAPVLNDLALSPATNRATQAPALHFSLMGPKLYVNTAQVRVGNRPVIGMRLYLEGRKCNRLAVHLQHLSNTPFMLQQNKIDPEPPTWRGSDDIGDDRYFEAINWKRFSHVCTVPVKYDPKWTSSNKTAAFVVSGAQLVVKQHETKSVLHLRLLFTKVSDCFLVQSNWTESPSQLSQKSTSSGLFSAISTSISGNNWVREKVQPDDDQVIVDSSVFPTGPPVPLQLQKFVKYVDMSHLCRGPQDNPGYWLVTGAKLNLVKGKISLQVKFSLLNMSSQNFSYSSRPHVQY is encoded by the exons atgagtgGCGGTGATGATATCGTGGAGATGGCTGTAAGTAGCCTAGGCAAAGGGTTTGATTTAACCTCAGATTTCCGGCTCAAGTACTGCGAAGGCAAACAAAGACTGGTTTTGCTCAACGACGCTGATAAAAAAGAACTCGCAGTCCCTGGCTTCGGGTCCATTCAACAAGTCTCCACCGATATTAAATGTGACAAAGGCGATCGTACACGTTACCAATCCGATATCCTCACATTCAATCAG ATGTCGCAATATTTCAACCAAAAGGCGAGTGTGCCTGGGAAAATCCCATCAGGGTTGTTCAACGCCATGTTTGGTTTCGAAAGTGGTTCGTGGGCAGCGGATGCAGCCAACATCAAACACTTGGCTCTGGATGGTtacttcatcatcttcttcaatgTTCATATCGATAGGTACCCTCTTGTTCTTGCCGATCAAGTTCGTCATTCTGTTCCGTCCACTTGGGATCCCCCTGCCCTTGCAAG GTTCATAGAGAAGTATGGGACTCACATCGTGGTGGGATTGAGTATTGGGGGCGAGGATGTGGTGTTAGTAAAGCAAGATAAATCTTCTAACATGGAGCCATCTGACCTCAAAAATCACTTGAACGAGCTTGGAGATCAGCACTTTACAGGGACATGCAATTTCTCCCCATTACACTCCAAAGCAAAAGACCAAAGACACAAGGCACCACCGGCCTTCAATGTCTTTCATCATGATCCCAAGTCTGTGGCCCTTAATGGCTTCTCCACCGCAAACACAAAAGAT GGTATTAGCGTGATaggctataaaagaggaggaGATCCCTTGGCCAGTAGCCACTGCGAGTGGCTTCAAACCGTTGGATCGATGCCGGATGCGATTCAATTTAACTGCATTCCCATCACGTCTCTACTTAAAGATGTGCCCGGCAAAGGTTTCTTATCCCATGCCATCAACCTCTATCTTCGAT ACAAGCCTCCTATAGCTGATTTGCAATACTTTCTTGACTTTCAAGCCCACAAACTTTGGGCTCCTGTTCTCAATGACCTGGCTCTAAGTCCTGCCACAAATAGGGCCACGCAGGCGCCTGCTCTTCACTTCAGCTTGATGGGTCCTAAACTATATGTAAACACTGCACAG GTTAGAGTTGGAAATAGGCCTGTCATAGGAATGCGCTTGTATCTCGAGGGCAGGAAATGCAacag GCTAGCTGTGCACCTCCAACATCTATCAAACACTCCATTTATGTTGCAGCAGAACAAGATAGATCCTGAGCCACCAACATGGCGAGGATCAGATGACATCGGGGACGACCGCTACTTCGAAGCAATAAACTGGAAAAGATTTTCCCATGTCTGCACGGTGCCTGTAAAATACGACCCCAAATGGACGTCCTCCAACAAAACTGCCGCCTTCGTAGTCTCCGGAGCTCAACTTGTCGTGAAGCAACATGAGACAAAGAGTGTTCTCCATCTCCGGCTTTTGTTCACCAAAGTCTCAGACTGTTTTCTAGTCCAATCAAACTGGACAGAGAGCCCCTCTCAACTTTCTCAAAAGTCAACCTCGTCTGGCCTCTTCAGTGCAATAAGCACATCAATTTCGGGCAATAATTGGGTGAGGGAGAAAGTGCAGCCTGATGACGATCAAGTGATTGTGGACTCAAGTGTGTTTCCTACGGGGCCTCCGGTGCCATTGCAGTTACAGAAGTTTGTGAA ATACGTGGACATGTCACATCTGTGTAGGGGCCCACAGGATAATCCTGGGTATTGGTTGGTCACTGGAGCGAAGTTGAACTTGGTGAAAGGCAAGATTAGTTTGCAAGTCAAGTTTTCTTTACTCAACATGTCTTCCCAAAACTTCTCCTACTCTTCGAGACCTCATGTACAATATTAA
- the LOC117620908 gene encoding MACPF domain-containing protein At1g14780 isoform X2 produces MSGGDDIVEMAVSSLGKGFDLTSDFRLKYCEGKQRLVLLNDADKKELAVPGFGSIQQVSTDIKCDKGDRTRYQSDILTFNQMSQYFNQKASVPGKIPSGLFNAMFGFESGSWAADAANIKHLALDGYFIIFFNVHIDRYPLVLADQVRHSVPSTWDPPALARFIEKYGTHIVVGLSIGGEDVVLVKQDKSSNMEPSDLKNHLNELGDQHFTGTCNFSPLHSKAKDQRHKAPPAFNVFHHDPKSVALNGFSTANTKDGISVIGYKRGGDPLASSHCEWLQTVGSMPDAIQFNCIPITSLLKDVPGKGFLSHAINLYLRYKPPIADLQYFLDFQAHKLWAPVLNDLALSPATNRATQAPALHFSLMGPKLYVNTAQVRVGNRPVIGMRLYLEGRKCNRLAVHLQHLSNTPFMLQQNKIDPEPPTWRGSDDIGDDRYFEAINWKRFSHVCTVPVKYDPKWTSSNKTAAFVVSGAQLVVKQHETKSVLHLRLLFTKVSDCFLVQSNWTESPSQLSQKSTSSGLFSAISTSISGNNWVREKVQPDDDQVIVDSSVFPTGPPVPLQLQKFVKYVDMSHLCRGPQDNPGYWLVTGAKLNLVKGKISLQVKFSLLNMSSQNFSYSSRPHVQY; encoded by the exons atgagtgGCGGTGATGATATCGTGGAGATGGCTGTAAGTAGCCTAGGCAAAGGGTTTGATTTAACCTCAGATTTCCGGCTCAAGTACTGCGAAGGCAAACAAAGACTGGTTTTGCTCAACGACGCTGATAAAAAAGAACTCGCAGTCCCTGGCTTCGGGTCCATTCAACAAGTCTCCACCGATATTAAATGTGACAAAGGCGATCGTACACGTTACCAATCCGATATCCTCACATTCAATCAG ATGTCGCAATATTTCAACCAAAAGGCGAGTGTGCCTGGGAAAATCCCATCAGGGTTGTTCAACGCCATGTTTGGTTTCGAAAGTGGTTCGTGGGCAGCGGATGCAGCCAACATCAAACACTTGGCTCTGGATGGTtacttcatcatcttcttcaatgTTCATATCGATAGGTACCCTCTTGTTCTTGCCGATCAAGTTCGTCATTCTGTTCCGTCCACTTGGGATCCCCCTGCCCTTGCAAG GTTCATAGAGAAGTATGGGACTCACATCGTGGTGGGATTGAGTATTGGGGGCGAGGATGTGGTGTTAGTAAAGCAAGATAAATCTTCTAACATGGAGCCATCTGACCTCAAAAATCACTTGAACGAGCTTGGAGATCAGCACTTTACAGGGACATGCAATTTCTCCCCATTACACTCCAAAGCAAAAGACCAAAGACACAAGGCACCACCGGCCTTCAATGTCTTTCATCATGATCCCAAGTCTGTGGCCCTTAATGGCTTCTCCACCGCAAACACAAAAGAT GGTATTAGCGTGATaggctataaaagaggaggaGATCCCTTGGCCAGTAGCCACTGCGAGTGGCTTCAAACCGTTGGATCGATGCCGGATGCGATTCAATTTAACTGCATTCCCATCACGTCTCTACTTAAAGATGTGCCCGGCAAAGGTTTCTTATCCCATGCCATCAACCTCTATCTTCGAT ACAAGCCTCCTATAGCTGATTTGCAATACTTTCTTGACTTTCAAGCCCACAAACTTTGGGCTCCTGTTCTCAATGACCTGGCTCTAAGTCCTGCCACAAATAGGGCCACGCAGGCGCCTGCTCTTCACTTCAGCTTGATGGGTCCTAAACTATATGTAAACACTGCACAG GTTAGAGTTGGAAATAGGCCTGTCATAGGAATGCGCTTGTATCTCGAGGGCAGGAAATGCAacag GCTAGCTGTGCACCTCCAACATCTATCAAACACTCCATTTATGTTGCAGCAGAACAAGATAGATCCTGAGCCACCAACATGGCGAGGATCAGATGACATCGGGGACGACCGCTACTTCGAAGCAATAAACTGGAAAAGATTTTCCCATGTCTGCACGGTGCCTGTAAAATACGACCCCAAATGGACGTCCTCCAACAAAACTGCCGCCTTCGTAGTCTCCGGAGCTCAACTTGTCGTGAAGCAACATGAGACAAAGAGTGTTCTCCATCTCCGGCTTTTGTTCACCAAAGTCTCAGACTGTTTTCTAGTCCAATCAAACTGGACAGAGAGCCCCTCTCAACTTTCTCAAAAGTCAACCTCGTCTGGCCTCTTCAGTGCAATAAGCACATCAATTTCGGGCAATAATTGGGTGAGGGAGAAAGTGCAGCCTGATGACGATCAAGTGATTGTGGACTCAAGTGTGTTTCCTACGGGGCCTCCGGTGCCATTGCAGTTACAGAAGTTTGTGAAATACGTGGACATGTCACATCTGTGTAGGGGCCCACAGGATAATCCTGGGTATTG GTTGGTCACTGGAGCGAAGTTGAACTTGGTGAAAGGCAAGATTAGTTTGCAAGTCAAGTTTTCTTTACTCAACATGTCTTCCCAAAACTTCTCCTACTCTTCGAGACCTCATGTACAATATTAA